Below is a genomic region from Helicobacter pylori.
CCATTTCAAATCTTCACCCAAACCATAATGCACGGTAACCGCTTTAAAATCAAATTTGAAAGGGGCATGTTTTTGCATCCTAGCTAAGATGCAAGCGAGCATGATAGAATCCTTGCCCCCACTCAATCCTAATAAGACTTTATCGCCTTCTTCTATGAGTTTGTAAGTGGCGTTGGTCTTGCCCACAATGTGTAAGACTTTTTTAGAAATTTCATAGGCCATTTTTGATCCTTGATTGTTTTATTTTCTAAAGTTTTGCGCTAAGCGAATGATTTCTTCTTCGCTAATGTGATCGGAATTATATTTCACAATAATGATTTCTTCGCTAATATTAACATACCATTCAATGATTTTGTCCTCTAAAGTTTCAAATTTTTCCTCATTATAAGCGTCTAAGGGGAAATAGACGTTTTTTTGCTTGGAAGGGTTGTTGAGTAAAAAGAGCGATAGTCCCCAAATAAGCCCTAAAGCTACAATAATTAAGCTTGTGTTAGAAACGCCTAAATGATGATAACTCAACCCCCCGCTCACGCCCCCAACAAAGCTCCCTAAATAGCCAAAAGTAGTGAATTGCCCTAAAACCTTGCCTTTTTCATGCGCTCTGGCGAATTTAGACGCTAAAGATTGCATGATAGGCTCTAAGGTGGCAAAGCCAATAAAGAAAAACGCCACCCCAACAATAAAGAGCCATAAATATTTCCCTAAAAAGCTAGAGTCGGCTAAAAACAAGCACAAATAACTCATAATAAACAATAATACGCCAGAAAGCATCACCCCTTTAGGCTTATTGTATTTTTCAGCCATAACGCTCGCTATTCCCATGCTTAAAACCCCTAATAAGGCTCCAGGCACATACACTAAGATCAAAAAGCTTTCATCTTTATGGAATTCATTCACTAAGGCTAAAGGGATCAGCACAAAAATAAGCGTCATGAACGCTTTTTCAAAAAAAGAGCTTAGATATAAAAGATACAAGGCTTTAGAGTTGGGTTGGTAAGCTTTTATGTTTTTGATTTGGTAAGAAATTTTAGGGGCGTCTTTGACTTTTAAAAGCATTAACAAACTCAATAAAGTTAAGATCGCCGTGAGCAAGAAGAGCCATTTTGCCCCCCCAAAAAACGCCACAACCCCAGGGCCAATCGCCATGCTTATAGTGAAGCTAATGAAAATAAACGCCCCCATGATCGCCATGGCTTTGGTGCGCTCTTCTTCTTTCACTTCATCCGCCACCATCGCGCTAACAACCCCCCCTAAAGCCCCCATGCCTTGAATGAAACGCCCTATAACGAGCCAAACAATATCGTTCGCCATAAAGCACACTAACGATCCAGCTAAAAACAACAACAAGCACACCATAACCACCACTTTACGGCCGATTTTATCGCTAAGAATGCCCATGGGGGTTTGAAAAATAATTTGCGTGAGATACGCTCCGCCCACAGCCAACCCCACGAGTAAGGGGCTGCTTGAATGGAAACTATCCGCATACAAACTAATGACCGGCAAAACAATAAAAAGCCCTAAAAACCGCAACGACGACACTAACGCTAATGGAAAAATTTTCTTAAACATGCATAGTATTTTACAAGAAAATCTCTAATTTCTATCATTAATTTAGGAAAGTAGGATTGATAATAAAAGTTTAATTTTAATGGATTTTTAAGAAAATTTTTTGTATAATCTCATTCTTTATTTTTATAAAATTGCTTGTGTCAAGGTAGCTCAGCTGGTTTAGAGCGCTGGTCTCATAAGCCGGAGGTCGGGGGTTCAAGTCCCCCTCTTGACACCATGATTTGATTTAAACTTCATTTAATATTCATTTAATCTTTTTTTTAGCAAACCTAAACTACAATAGCCTTGCATCTTTTAATTTCTTAAATTAGGGATTTGACGATGATTTTTAGCTCTCTTTTTAGTGTTGTAGGGATGGCGGTGCTTTTTCTTATTGCTTGGGTGTTTTCTAGCAATAAAAGGGCTATAAATTATCGCACGATTGTCAGCGCCTTTGTGATCCAAGTGGCTTTAGGGGCGTTGGCTTTATATGTGCCTTTGGGTAGGGAAATGTTGCAAGGCTTAGCTAGCGGCATACAAAGCGTGATTTCTTACGGCTATGAGGGGGTGCGTTTCTTGTTTGGCAATCTCGCTCCAAACGCTAAGGGCGATCAAGGGATAGGAGGCTTTATCTTTGCGATCAATGTTTTAGCGATCATTATCTTTTTTGCTAGCTTGATTTCACTTCTATATCATTTAAAAATCATGCCTTTATTTATCAATCTCATCGGTGGGGCGTTGCAAAAATGCTTAGGCACTTCTAAAGCAGAAAGCATGAGCGCAGCGGCTAATATTTTTGTGGCGCACACAGAAGCGCCCTTAGTCATTAAACCTTATTTGAAAAGCATGAGCGATTCAGAGATTTTTGCGGTCATGTGCGTGGGCATGGCTAGCGTTGCGGGGCCTGTGTTAGCCGGGTATGCGAGCATGGGCATTCCTTTGCCTTATTTAATCGCCGCATCGTTTATGTCCGCTCCTGGGGGGTTGTTGTTCGCTAAAATCATTTACCCGCAAAACGAAACCATTTCTAGCCATGCAGATGTTTCTGCAGAAAAGCATGTCAATGCCATAGAAGCTATCGCTAATGGGGCAAGCACAGGGCTAAATTTAGCCTTGCATGTGGGAGCGATGCTTTTAGCCTTTGTGGGGATGCTCGCGCTCATTAACGGGCTTTTAGGGGTTGTAGGGGGGTTTTTAGGCATGGAGCGTTTGTCTTTAGGGTTGATTTTAGGCACGCTCTTAAAACCCTTAGCCTTTATGCTAGGCATTCCTTGGAGCCAGGCCGGGATTGCCGGAGAAATCATAGGCATTAAAATCGCGCTCAATGAATTTGTGGGCTATATGCAATTTTTACCTTATTTGGGCGATAACCCTCCTTTAATCTTGAGCGAGAAAACTAAAGCGATCATCACTTTTGCGTTGTGCGGGTTTGCTAACTTAAGTTCAGTCGCCATGCTGATTGGGGGGCTTGGCAGTTTAGTGCCTAAAAAGAAGGAACTCATTATAAGGTTTGCTTTAAAAGCGGTGCTTGTAGGCACGCTTTCTAATTTCATGAGCGCGACTATCGCCGGGTTATTCATAGGACTAAACGCTCATTAAAAGGACAAAACATGCAAAAAAGAGTAATAATCTTATTATTAGATTCTTTTGGTATAGGGGCTAGCGAAGACGCTAAAGATTTTGGCGATTTGGGGGCGAACACTTTAGGCAATATCGCTAAGGCTTGTTTTAACAACTTGGCTGATTCTAACGATCGCAATGGGGCTTTGAAACTGCCTTATTTAGAGAGTTTGGGTTTAGGGTTGAGCGCTCTAAAAGCCGCAAATGAATTGCCCTTAGGCTTTCAATCCCAACCTAATTTAATAGGGGCTTACGCTTACGCCAAAGAACTTTCTAACGCTAAGGATACGATTTCTGGACATTGGGAGATGATGGGTGCGCCCGTTCTTTTTGAATGGGGGTATTTTAAAGACAAAAATGATTCGTTTCCTAAAGAAATTTTAGATGAAATCATGCACAAAACTAAGATTAAGGGCTATTTAGGGAATTGCCACGCATCAGGGACAGAAATCATTAAAGATTTAGGCGAAAAGCATTTAGAAACTTTATACCCCATTTTTTACACTTCAGCGGATTCGGTGTTTCAAATCGCTGCACATGAAGAAAAATTTGGGCTGGATAACTTATACGCCCTTTGTGAAGAAGCGTTTCAAATTCTAGAGCCGTTAAAGATTGCCAGAGTGATCGCACGCCCCTTTATTGGCGCAAACAGAGGGGATTTCAAACGCACCGCTAAGCGCAAAGACTATGCGATAAAGCCCCATAAAAAATTGCTTTTTGAAACATTCATTGAAGAAAAGCAAGGCGAAGTCATCAGCATTGGAAAAATCGCTGATATTTACGCTCATGTGGGGATCACTCAAAAGTTCAAAGCCGGTAGTTTGATGGAGCTATGCGATGTTACTTTAGAGCGAGTCAAAAACGCCCCAAATAACAGCTTGATTTTTACAAATTTTGTGCATTTTGATAGCGATTATGGGCATCGGCGCGATGTTAGCGGGTATGCTAACACTTTAGAGTATTTTGATGTGCGTTTAAAAGAGGTTTTAGACAATTTAAGGGAAAACGATTTGCTCATTCTTTGCGCCGATCATGGGTGTGATCCTAGCTTTAAAGGTACCGATCACACACGAGAATATATTCCTGTTTTGTTCTATCACAAGGATTTACAACCAGCCTTTTTAGGTAAGAGCGAGTCGTTTGCGGATATTGGGCAAAGTATCGCTTATTTTTTGGGATTAAGCCCCTTAGATTATGGCAAAAACTTATTAAACTTTAAAGGACAACCATGACCCCTCACATCAACGCCAAAATCGGCGATTTTTATCCTCAATGCCTTTTATGCGGCGATCCCTTAAGGGTGAGCTACATTGCGAAAAAATTTTTACAAGACGCCAAAGAGATCACGAATGTGCGTAACATGCTAGGCTTTAGCGGGAAATATAAGGGTAAGGGGATTTCTTTAATGGGGCATGGCATGGGTATTGCGTCATGCACGATTTATGTAACGGAGCTCATTAAAACCTATCAGGTTAAAGAACTTTTAAGGATTGGCACTTGCGGGGCGATTAGCCCAAAAGTTGGCCTGAAAGACATTATCATGGCGACTGGGGCTTCAACGGATTCTAAAACCAATCGGGTGCGTTTTTTAAACCACGATTTGAGCGCGACGCCTGATTTTGAATTGAGTTTGAGAGCGTATCAAACAGCAAAGCGTTTGGGCATTGATTTGAAAGTGGGCAATGTCTTTTCAAGCGATTTTTTCTATTCTTTTGAAACGCATGCCTTTGATTTGATGGCCCAATACAACCACTTGGCTATTGAAATGGAAGCGGCAGGGTTATACGCCACGGCGATGGAATTGAGTGCTAAGGCTTTATGCTTATGCTCAGTCTCAGATCACTTGATCACTAAAGAAGCCTTAAACCCTAAAGAAAGGGTAGAAAGCTTTGATAACATGATAATTCTGGCTTTAGAGATGATGGGTTAACGATCTTTTTAAACTTTATTTTTTGCCCCCATAAGTTAAGGATAAAATTTAAAGGAAAACCCTTAAAGCTAAAAGCCTTAAGGGAACTTTGGAAAAACTAAAGCTATCGTTTTACAGAAACTTCGTTTTACAAAACTACCGCTTCAATAAAACAACAACTTTACACCCCAAAAACGAAATTTCAAGGTATAAGGTATAATGTTTTCCAAGAGTTTTTACCATTTTCTGTTTTCATGGCAAACTCCCATTAAAAATTATCCCCATAATTGCACTTATGGGGGCGTTTATTTTACAACAATCTTTCTAAAACCAAATCCCAATTAAATAAAAACACTCTTAAAAGCTTGATTGAACATGTCAAAACACCCTAAAACTTTTTTTGAAATTCAATAAATTTATGCTATAATTAAACGCATTGTAAATAAATTCTCATTTTGATACATTTTTACAATAAAACATTACTTTAAGGAACATTTTATGAAAAAAACAAAAAAAACGATTCTGCTTTCTCTAACTCTTGCGTCATCATTGCTCCATGCTGAAGACAATGGCGTTTTTTTAAGCGTGGGCTATCAAATCGGTGAAGCGGTTCAAAAAGTGAAAAACGCCGACAAGGTGCAAAAACTTTCAGACGCTTATGAAAAATTAAGCAGGCTTTTAACCAACGATAATGGCTCAGGCTCAAAGACAAGTGCGCAAGCGATCAACCAAGCGGTTAATAATTTGAACGAACGCGCAAAAACTTTAGCCGGTGGGACAACCAATTCCCCTGCCTATCAAGCCACGCTTTTAGCGTTGAGATCGGTGTTAGGGCTATGGAATAGCATGGGTTATGCAGTCATATGCGGAGGCTATACCAAAAGTCCAGGCGAAAACAATCAAAAAAATTTCCACTACACCGATGAGAATGGCAACGGCACTACAATCAATTGCGGTGGGAGCACAAATAGTAATGGCACTCATAGTTCTAGTGGCACAAATACATTAAAAGCAGACAAAAATGTTTCTCTATCTATTGAGCAATATGAAAAAATCCATGAAGCTTATCAGATTCTTTCAAAAGCTTTAAAACAAGCCGGGCTTGCTCCTTTAAATAGCAAAGGGGAAAAGTTAGAAGCGCATGTAACCACATCAAAGTATCAACAAGATAATCAAACTAAAACGACAACTTCTGTTATTGATACGACTAATGATGCGCAAAATCTTTTGACTCAAGCGCAAACGATTGTCAATACCCTTAAAGATTATTGCCCCATGTTGATAGCGAAATCTAGTAGCAATGGTGGAACTAATGGCACAAACACCCCTTCATGGCAAACAGCCGGTGGTGGCAAAAATTCATGCGCGACTTTTGGCACGGAGTTTAGTGCCGCTTCAGACATGATTAATAATGCGCAAAAAATCGTTCAAGAAACCCAACAACTCAGCGCCAACCAACCAAAAAATATCACACAGCCCCAAAATCTCAACCTTAACACCCCTAGCAGTCTTACGGCTTTAGCTCAAAAAATGCTCAAAAACGCGCAATCTCAAGCAGAAATTTTAAAACTAGCCAATCAAGTGGAGAGCGATTTTAACAAACTTTCTTCAGGCCATCTTAAAGACTACATAGGGAAATGCGATGCGAGCGCTATAAGCAGTGCGAATATGACAATGCACAATCAAAAGAACAATTGGGGGAACGGGTGTGCTGGCGTGGAAGAAACTCTGTCTTCATTAAAAACAAGCGCCGCCGATTTTAACAACCAAACGCCACAAATCAATCAAGCGCAAAACCTAGCCAACACCCTTATTCAAGAACTTGGCAACAACCCTTTTAGGAATATGGGCATGATCGCTTCTTCAACCACGAATAACGGCGCCTTGAATGGCCTTGGGGTGCAAGTGGGTTATAAGCAATTTTTTGGAGAAAAGAAAAGATGGGGGTTAAGGTATTATGGTTTCTTTGATTACAACCACGCCTACATCAAATCCAATTTCTTTAACTCGGCTTCTGATGTTTGGACTTATGGGGTGGGTAGCGATTTATTGTTTAATTTCATCAACGATAAAAACACCAACTTTTTAGGTAAAAACAACAAGATTTCTTTTGGGCTTTTTGGAGGCATTGCCTTAGCAGGGACTTCATGGCTTAATTCTCAATTTGTGAATTTAAAAACCATCAGCAATGTCTATAGCGCTAAAGTGAATACGGCTAATTTCCAATTTTTATTCAATTTAGGCTTGAGAACCAATCTCGCTAGACCTAAGAAAAAAGATAGCCATCATGCGGCTCAACATGGCATGGAATTGGGCGTGAAAATCCCTACCATTAACACGAATTACTATTCTTTTCTAGACACCAAACTAGAATACCGAAGGCTTTATAGCGTGTATCTCAATTACGTGTTTGCTTATTAAAAGCTCTCTTTTTAAAAAAGGGGGGTTAAACTTCTAAAAAACCTCTAAAGCTAAAAATTTTCAAAAAACAATGATTAAACTCTAAAAAAGAAATTTCAAGGTATAATGCTTGTGCCACTTTTAATTTTCCATGGCAAACTCCTTTTTAGAATTTATCCCCATAACCGCTCTTATGGGGGCGTTTGTTTTACAACAATCTTTTCAAATTTAAAAAAACGCTCTCTCAAAAACCACTAAAGAGTAAAATTACCTTACAAGATGAGCTTTTTTGCGATTTTCGTTAAAACGATTATTTTTTAGCGGAGTTTTTAAAAAAAAGGGTTTTTTACTCACTTCTTTTGATTGAAACAACACAATCAAGCGTCTTAAGGCAATTTAAAATAAAATAGTGTTAGCATGATCTCAAAGCCCCTTATTAAATTAATCTATACCAAATAGTAAGGAGTTATCTAACATGGGGTTTTTCAAGCTTAAAGAACACAACACTAACATTGCCACCGAGTTTAGAGCGGGTTTAACGACCTTTATCACCATGATTTACATCGTGCCTTTAAACGCTCTTATCCTTTCTCAAGCCAACATGCCTTATGAAGCCCTTTTGAGCGCAACGGCCATTATCACTATCTTATCGAGCGTGTTTAACGGATTGTGGGCAAACACCCCCATCGCTATGAGCGTGGGCTTAGGGCTGTCAGCTTATTTTAGCTTCGGGCTAGTTCAAGGGCTAAAACTCCCTTGGCAGAGTGCTTTAGGCGTCGTAGCGCTCTCGGGAGCGATTTTTGTGATCCTGTCTTTCACCAAATTTAGAAGTTGGGTCATGCGAAGCATTCCTAGCGATTTAAGGCGTGCGGTGAGCGCGGGGATAGGGGCTTTTATCGCATTTATTGGCCTTAAAGAAATGCATATTGTCGTTACCCATAAGGCTACGCTTGTAACCTTAGGCGATTTTGGCGATCCGCATGTGTTATTGGGGGTTGTGGGGATCATTCTAACTTTCGCGCTCTACACGCTCAAAATCAGGGGTTCTTTCATTATAGCAGTCTTAATCACTTCCATTCTCGCATGGGTTTTAAAGCTGGCTCCTTACCCTAGTGAGTTTTTTTCCATGCCCGCTAGCATTGGCCCTATCGCCTTTCAATTAGACTTTAAGGGCATTTTTTTTGATGCGAGTGGGGCTTTCACTTTAGCGTTAGTGCCAGTTATTATCACTTTTTTTGTAACCGATTTGTTTGATTCTTTAGGCA
It encodes:
- a CDS encoding NCS2 family permease, coding for MGFFKLKEHNTNIATEFRAGLTTFITMIYIVPLNALILSQANMPYEALLSATAIITILSSVFNGLWANTPIAMSVGLGLSAYFSFGLVQGLKLPWQSALGVVALSGAIFVILSFTKFRSWVMRSIPSDLRRAVSAGIGAFIAFIGLKEMHIVVTHKATLVTLGDFGDPHVLLGVVGIILTFALYTLKIRGSFIIAVLITSILAWVLKLAPYPSEFFSMPASIGPIAFQLDFKGIFFDASGAFTLALVPVIITFFVTDLFDSLGTLAGIGHKTDFFNDEEKNKELEKTLEADAVASLGSAVVGVSTTTAFIESASGVEEGGRTGLTAVFTGLFFVLTLFCLPLLKAIPSNAIYPVLVVVGVLMFSVLEGVNFKDMAISVSTFLTVVMMPLTFSIADGLAFGFLSYSIIKLVQKDFKALNSGIIILCIISVSVFIFR
- a CDS encoding MFS transporter encodes the protein MRFLGLFIVLPVISLYADSFHSSSPLLVGLAVGGAYLTQIIFQTPMGILSDKIGRKVVVMVCLLLFLAGSLVCFMANDIVWLVIGRFIQGMGALGGVVSAMVADEVKEEERTKAMAIMGAFIFISFTISMAIGPGVVAFFGGAKWLFLLTAILTLLSLLMLLKVKDAPKISYQIKNIKAYQPNSKALYLLYLSSFFEKAFMTLIFVLIPLALVNEFHKDESFLILVYVPGALLGVLSMGIASVMAEKYNKPKGVMLSGVLLFIMSYLCLFLADSSFLGKYLWLFIVGVAFFFIGFATLEPIMQSLASKFARAHEKGKVLGQFTTFGYLGSFVGGVSGGLSYHHLGVSNTSLIIVALGLIWGLSLFLLNNPSKQKNVYFPLDAYNEEKFETLEDKIIEWYVNISEEIIIVKYNSDHISEEEIIRLAQNFRK
- the hopQ gene encoding Hop family adhesin HopQ — translated: MKKTKKTILLSLTLASSLLHAEDNGVFLSVGYQIGEAVQKVKNADKVQKLSDAYEKLSRLLTNDNGSGSKTSAQAINQAVNNLNERAKTLAGGTTNSPAYQATLLALRSVLGLWNSMGYAVICGGYTKSPGENNQKNFHYTDENGNGTTINCGGSTNSNGTHSSSGTNTLKADKNVSLSIEQYEKIHEAYQILSKALKQAGLAPLNSKGEKLEAHVTTSKYQQDNQTKTTTSVIDTTNDAQNLLTQAQTIVNTLKDYCPMLIAKSSSNGGTNGTNTPSWQTAGGGKNSCATFGTEFSAASDMINNAQKIVQETQQLSANQPKNITQPQNLNLNTPSSLTALAQKMLKNAQSQAEILKLANQVESDFNKLSSGHLKDYIGKCDASAISSANMTMHNQKNNWGNGCAGVEETLSSLKTSAADFNNQTPQINQAQNLANTLIQELGNNPFRNMGMIASSTTNNGALNGLGVQVGYKQFFGEKKRWGLRYYGFFDYNHAYIKSNFFNSASDVWTYGVGSDLLFNFINDKNTNFLGKNNKISFGLFGGIALAGTSWLNSQFVNLKTISNVYSAKVNTANFQFLFNLGLRTNLARPKKKDSHHAAQHGMELGVKIPTINTNYYSFLDTKLEYRRLYSVYLNYVFAY
- the deoD gene encoding purine-nucleoside phosphorylase, yielding MTPHINAKIGDFYPQCLLCGDPLRVSYIAKKFLQDAKEITNVRNMLGFSGKYKGKGISLMGHGMGIASCTIYVTELIKTYQVKELLRIGTCGAISPKVGLKDIIMATGASTDSKTNRVRFLNHDLSATPDFELSLRAYQTAKRLGIDLKVGNVFSSDFFYSFETHAFDLMAQYNHLAIEMEAAGLYATAMELSAKALCLCSVSDHLITKEALNPKERVESFDNMIILALEMMG
- a CDS encoding NupC/NupG family nucleoside CNT transporter, with the protein product MIFSSLFSVVGMAVLFLIAWVFSSNKRAINYRTIVSAFVIQVALGALALYVPLGREMLQGLASGIQSVISYGYEGVRFLFGNLAPNAKGDQGIGGFIFAINVLAIIIFFASLISLLYHLKIMPLFINLIGGALQKCLGTSKAESMSAAANIFVAHTEAPLVIKPYLKSMSDSEIFAVMCVGMASVAGPVLAGYASMGIPLPYLIAASFMSAPGGLLFAKIIYPQNETISSHADVSAEKHVNAIEAIANGASTGLNLALHVGAMLLAFVGMLALINGLLGVVGGFLGMERLSLGLILGTLLKPLAFMLGIPWSQAGIAGEIIGIKIALNEFVGYMQFLPYLGDNPPLILSEKTKAIITFALCGFANLSSVAMLIGGLGSLVPKKKELIIRFALKAVLVGTLSNFMSATIAGLFIGLNAH
- a CDS encoding phosphopentomutase, which translates into the protein MQKRVIILLLDSFGIGASEDAKDFGDLGANTLGNIAKACFNNLADSNDRNGALKLPYLESLGLGLSALKAANELPLGFQSQPNLIGAYAYAKELSNAKDTISGHWEMMGAPVLFEWGYFKDKNDSFPKEILDEIMHKTKIKGYLGNCHASGTEIIKDLGEKHLETLYPIFYTSADSVFQIAAHEEKFGLDNLYALCEEAFQILEPLKIARVIARPFIGANRGDFKRTAKRKDYAIKPHKKLLFETFIEEKQGEVISIGKIADIYAHVGITQKFKAGSLMELCDVTLERVKNAPNNSLIFTNFVHFDSDYGHRRDVSGYANTLEYFDVRLKEVLDNLRENDLLILCADHGCDPSFKGTDHTREYIPVLFYHKDLQPAFLGKSESFADIGQSIAYFLGLSPLDYGKNLLNFKGQP